Proteins from one Desulfonema limicola genomic window:
- a CDS encoding cation:proton antiporter, which translates to MNRLVPEKKNILIYIIILSIMLVLAIWMKNISIKAQWQEAGLVNFSLGFVLLGAYAAAQMLKNFKLPLISGYIFSGIIAGPYVTSFLDFNMVEQLSLVNDLALSFIAMTAGGELKLQSLKERAGAISLNIVLHSAVVFGVVFFFIFFTSQYFNITRNLTPSQIIVFAMLLGVIAIARSPSSAIAIIREYRASGPFTETVLGVTVAIDVLIIVLFTIALSIARFILSSGSDIDYQTFAALFSEIGVSFIIGALTGKFIAYYIRASANHLGLFLLFLAFGITRSCMAFNGFMEYQFNVHLNLEPLLICMCAGFTVQNFSKQGLEFNQSLEKTSLPVFLLFFTIAGAALNLKSLAVCWPMAVCLFFVRAAGIFIAVFMAGVVIKEPLTHKKYGWMAYLTQAGVAIGLAQLAQRHSSEIGIYLTTVVLAVITINQVIGPVTFKTALNLAGEIRKNDREPAA; encoded by the coding sequence ATGAACAGATTGGTTCCTGAAAAAAAAAATATCCTGATATATATTATCATTCTTTCCATTATGCTGGTTTTAGCCATATGGATGAAAAATATTTCCATAAAAGCCCAGTGGCAGGAAGCAGGGCTTGTTAATTTTTCTCTTGGTTTTGTTCTTCTGGGAGCATATGCAGCAGCCCAGATGCTTAAAAACTTTAAACTTCCGTTGATCAGCGGATATATTTTTTCAGGCATTATTGCAGGACCCTATGTAACATCTTTCCTGGATTTTAATATGGTTGAACAGCTCAGTCTTGTCAATGATCTGGCTTTGAGTTTTATTGCAATGACAGCAGGAGGGGAACTGAAGCTGCAGTCTTTGAAAGAAAGGGCAGGTGCCATATCCTTAAATATAGTGCTTCATTCTGCTGTTGTTTTTGGAGTTGTTTTCTTTTTTATTTTTTTCACATCTCAATATTTTAACATTACCCGAAATTTGACACCTTCCCAGATAATTGTGTTTGCCATGCTTCTGGGTGTGATTGCCATTGCCAGATCTCCATCTTCAGCAATTGCCATTATCAGAGAATACAGAGCTTCAGGGCCTTTTACAGAAACTGTTCTTGGAGTTACAGTGGCTATTGATGTACTTATCATAGTCTTGTTTACGATTGCTCTTTCTATTGCAAGATTTATTTTATCTTCAGGTTCTGATATAGATTATCAGACTTTTGCGGCTCTTTTTTCAGAAATCGGGGTTTCCTTTATTATAGGAGCATTAACAGGAAAATTCATTGCATATTATATTCGTGCATCTGCTAATCATCTGGGATTATTTCTTCTTTTTCTTGCTTTTGGCATAACCAGATCATGTATGGCTTTTAACGGTTTTATGGAATACCAGTTCAATGTTCATCTTAATCTTGAGCCATTATTAATATGTATGTGTGCAGGATTTACAGTTCAAAATTTTAGTAAACAGGGCTTAGAGTTTAACCAAAGCCTGGAAAAAACCTCCCTGCCTGTTTTTCTTCTTTTCTTTACTATTGCAGGAGCAGCACTTAATCTTAAATCCCTTGCTGTATGCTGGCCCATGGCTGTATGTCTTTTTTTTGTCAGGGCTGCTGGAATCTTTATTGCTGTTTTTATGGCCGGGGTTGTTATTAAGGAACCTTTAACCCATAAAAAATACGGCTGGATGGCTTATCTTACACAAGCAGGTGTAGCAATAGGGCTGGCACAGCTTGCCCAGCGCCATTCAAGCGAGATAGGAATTTATCTGACAACTGTTGTGCTTGCCGTAATTACAATAAACCAGGTAATAGGCCCTGTTACCTTTAAGACTGCTTTAAACCTGGCAGGGGAGATACGAAAAAATGACAGGGAACCCGCAGCCTGA
- a CDS encoding sulfite exporter TauE/SafE family protein codes for MPELNANMFLMVLFGILVGIGASFTGLGGGFLMIPLLLFMGYEAQKAVGTSFLAIFVISLSALIAHKKLANVDYTAGILLGLGGIAGAQAGARLVEYVSTDSFKKIFALVLLGLAAYLFFKK; via the coding sequence ATGCCTGAACTTAATGCAAACATGTTTTTAATGGTACTTTTTGGTATTCTTGTAGGAATAGGAGCTTCGTTTACAGGGCTTGGAGGAGGTTTTTTGATGATTCCCCTGCTGTTGTTCATGGGGTATGAAGCTCAAAAAGCTGTGGGAACATCTTTTCTTGCTATTTTTGTGATTTCCCTTTCTGCACTTATAGCCCATAAAAAGCTTGCAAATGTTGATTATACAGCCGGTATCCTTTTGGGACTCGGGGGGATTGCAGGGGCGCAGGCTGGAGCGCGTCTTGTTGAATATGTTTCAACAGATAGTTTTAAAAAAATATTTGCACTAGTTCTGCTGGGTCTTGCAGCCTATCTTTTTTTTAAAAAGTAA
- a CDS encoding FIST signal transduction protein: MNAYSTKTSPEEAVKDIRSQLDKPDYKALLFFASSSFAPDKLSLEMQKAFPGIPVFGCTSAGEIINEKMLKNSVVAMGFGDNLLEDIKVGVIENVHKKDAVEQAFSYFEKYYKQSMLEMDPSQYIGIILIDGLSVAEEKIMDRIGDLTNVTFIGGSAGDDLKFKSTYVSAHGKSYTKAAVLALMKPGTGFDIIKTQSFCQIDKQLAATKVNEAKREVLEFNNKAASDAYAQAIEKPVENINEYFMHNPLGLMVGDEPYVRSPQQIIGNTMVFYCNVKQGMKLSILQSEDIVSDTQKVLEKKKKEIGNFSALINFNCILRTLELENKGQTEAYGKLFAGIPTIGFSTYGEQYIGHINQTATMLVFKDKS; the protein is encoded by the coding sequence ATGAACGCATATTCAACAAAAACCTCGCCTGAAGAGGCTGTTAAAGATATCCGCAGTCAACTGGACAAACCTGATTACAAAGCTCTCCTGTTCTTTGCGTCTTCTTCTTTTGCACCTGATAAACTCAGCCTGGAAATGCAGAAAGCCTTTCCAGGAATTCCTGTTTTCGGCTGTACCAGTGCCGGAGAGATTATTAATGAAAAAATGCTGAAAAACAGTGTTGTAGCAATGGGTTTTGGTGATAATCTTCTTGAAGATATTAAGGTCGGGGTCATAGAAAATGTCCATAAAAAAGATGCTGTTGAACAGGCTTTTTCTTATTTTGAAAAATATTACAAACAGTCCATGCTTGAAATGGATCCATCCCAGTATATTGGGATTATACTTATTGACGGCCTGAGTGTGGCTGAAGAAAAGATTATGGACAGGATAGGCGATCTCACTAATGTAACATTTATAGGAGGTTCGGCTGGTGATGATCTCAAGTTTAAATCAACTTATGTCTCTGCACATGGGAAATCTTATACAAAAGCGGCTGTTTTAGCCCTGATGAAGCCAGGCACTGGTTTTGATATAATAAAAACCCAGAGTTTCTGCCAGATTGATAAACAACTGGCAGCAACAAAGGTGAATGAAGCCAAAAGAGAGGTACTGGAATTTAATAATAAGGCAGCTTCTGATGCTTATGCCCAGGCCATAGAAAAACCTGTTGAAAATATAAATGAATATTTTATGCACAATCCATTAGGACTGATGGTGGGTGATGAACCCTATGTGCGAAGCCCTCAGCAGATCATAGGCAATACTATGGTTTTCTACTGCAATGTAAAACAGGGAATGAAACTTTCAATCCTTCAGTCCGAAGATATTGTCAGCGATACTCAAAAAGTTCTTGAGAAAAAGAAAAAAGAAATAGGTAATTTCTCAGCTCTTATCAATTTTAATTGTATTCTCAGAACACTGGAACTTGAAAACAAGGGACAGACAGAAGCATATGGAAAACTTTTTGCCGGAATCCCGACTATTGGTTTCAGCACCTATGGGGAGCAATACATAGGACACATCAACCAGACTGCCACCATGCTTGTTTTTAAAGATAAATCCTGA
- a CDS encoding methyl-accepting chemotaxis protein, producing MDIRLKTGLCCIGVTICILTLFIINNNLGSHELLQHHETLKIIIAIMITGISITILMVLISHKTISHLNNVSKTAKCIAQGDFSCSIMEKNSYETVILSDSLKLINNGVSDFYMDIMETARAVEHGKWETRLNEDKFKGNWKEMSIQINNLIAGFTEPVYKTSDYLDRLARGEIPRETIEANLDSGYKNEFDNIINNINLLTSNLRGTVLVTEKIAQGDLSICVNMLSDNDAVGKSLSKMLKTINSIINDINCLTDSALEGKLDIRGDENKFGGVYDGIIMGVNNILDAVSNPLNLTAEYLDRMSKGEIPEIITQEYRGDFNTIKNNLNTLIENLGKTIKVAEKIAEGDLSVDVNILSDKDMLGKSLNRMVDTIRFIIEDINMLTEAAAQGQLDIRGDAEKFGGEFSNIITGINKTLDAVIGPLNAAAFYVDRISKGDFPEKITEEYKGDFNEIRNNINLLIKNLRETVQVAEKIADGDLSVSVNIFSEKDVLGQSLTKMITTLNDIVHDINDLTDAALGGRLDIRGDESRFGGVYDGIIMGVNNTLDAVVGPLNITSEFLDRMSKGDIPEKINEEYKGDFNLIRNNLNMLIDNLNCFAADVQTAALKVASGSEQLSTSAGQVSESTSRQAASIEQISASMEEMNSVINQNADNAHQTAAIAKNAARDADKGSKAVTETVQAMKSISEKIRIIEDIARQTNMLALNAAIEAARAGEHGKGFAVVAAEVRKLAERSQNAAKAINALSIDNIQISEKAVILLDEMVTGIRKTSDLIQEISASGAEQAGGISQVNKAIQELDQIFQENAAAAEEMAATSLEFSVEADQLLKSASFFKVSGKTGNDEHAVTDKTGKTKKNINYYNQSKALLMEKKMGKKCRTVIPDQKTVEIIKMESPDDDDFEHY from the coding sequence ATGGATATACGATTAAAAACAGGTTTATGCTGCATTGGAGTAACAATATGTATCTTGACCCTGTTTATAATAAATAATAATTTAGGAAGTCATGAGTTATTACAGCATCATGAAACACTCAAAATTATTATTGCCATCATGATTACAGGTATTTCAATTACGATTCTCATGGTTTTAATCTCCCATAAAACAATCTCTCATCTTAACAATGTCAGCAAAACTGCAAAATGTATTGCACAAGGAGACTTTAGCTGCAGTATAATGGAAAAAAACAGTTATGAAACAGTAATACTCTCAGATTCCCTGAAACTTATAAACAATGGTGTTTCAGATTTTTACATGGATATTATGGAAACTGCCAGGGCAGTCGAACATGGAAAGTGGGAGACCAGGCTGAATGAGGACAAATTTAAAGGAAACTGGAAAGAGATGAGTATCCAGATAAATAATCTTATTGCAGGTTTTACTGAACCTGTTTATAAGACCTCAGATTATCTGGACAGGCTTGCCAGGGGCGAAATTCCCCGGGAAACCATTGAAGCAAATCTAGATTCAGGATACAAAAATGAATTTGACAATATCATCAATAATATTAATCTTCTTACTTCTAATCTTAGAGGAACTGTCCTGGTAACGGAAAAAATTGCTCAGGGGGATCTTTCAATCTGCGTCAACATGTTGTCAGATAATGACGCTGTTGGTAAATCTCTTTCCAAGATGCTCAAAACAATAAACAGCATTATTAACGACATAAACTGCCTGACAGATTCGGCCCTGGAAGGAAAGCTTGATATTCGTGGAGACGAAAACAAGTTTGGCGGTGTGTATGACGGTATTATTATGGGTGTCAATAATATTCTGGATGCAGTATCCAACCCTCTTAATCTAACTGCTGAATACCTGGACCGTATGTCCAAAGGCGAGATTCCTGAAATAATTACTCAGGAATACAGGGGCGATTTTAACACGATTAAAAATAATCTCAATACCCTTATTGAAAATCTCGGTAAAACAATTAAAGTGGCAGAAAAAATTGCCGAAGGCGATCTGTCTGTTGATGTAAACATTCTTTCAGACAAGGATATGCTTGGAAAATCTCTTAACCGCATGGTGGATACCATCAGGTTCATTATTGAGGATATAAATATGCTCACTGAGGCTGCAGCACAGGGACAGCTTGATATTCGAGGAGATGCTGAGAAATTCGGGGGAGAATTTTCAAATATTATCACCGGCATAAACAAGACTCTGGATGCGGTAATCGGTCCCCTTAATGCGGCAGCTTTTTATGTTGACAGGATATCCAAAGGCGACTTTCCTGAAAAGATTACAGAAGAATACAAAGGCGATTTTAACGAGATCAGAAATAATATTAATCTGCTTATCAAAAATCTCAGAGAAACCGTCCAGGTTGCGGAAAAGATTGCAGACGGCGACTTGTCAGTAAGTGTAAATATTTTTTCTGAAAAAGATGTATTGGGGCAGTCCCTTACAAAAATGATAACCACGCTTAATGATATTGTTCACGATATCAATGATCTGACAGATGCCGCCCTGGGAGGCAGACTTGATATAAGGGGGGATGAAAGCCGTTTTGGCGGGGTTTATGATGGAATAATCATGGGAGTTAATAATACCCTTGATGCAGTAGTCGGCCCCCTGAATATTACATCTGAATTTCTTGACCGCATGTCCAAAGGCGATATACCTGAAAAAATTAATGAAGAATATAAAGGTGATTTCAATCTGATAAGAAATAATCTTAACATGCTCATAGATAACCTTAACTGCTTTGCAGCCGATGTTCAGACAGCGGCTTTAAAGGTTGCATCAGGAAGCGAACAGCTTAGTACAAGCGCCGGCCAGGTTTCTGAAAGTACGTCAAGACAGGCTGCCAGTATTGAACAGATTTCAGCTTCAATGGAAGAGATGAACAGCGTAATTAACCAGAATGCTGATAATGCCCATCAGACCGCAGCTATAGCAAAAAATGCAGCCAGGGATGCAGATAAAGGCAGTAAAGCTGTTACCGAGACTGTTCAGGCTATGAAAAGTATTTCGGAAAAGATCAGGATTATTGAAGATATTGCCAGGCAGACAAATATGCTTGCCCTGAACGCAGCTATTGAGGCTGCAAGAGCTGGTGAACATGGAAAAGGATTTGCAGTAGTGGCTGCTGAGGTAAGAAAACTTGCAGAAAGAAGCCAGAATGCTGCAAAAGCGATTAATGCCCTGTCAATTGATAATATTCAAATATCTGAAAAAGCTGTTATTCTTCTTGATGAAATGGTAACCGGTATTCGGAAAACATCAGACCTGATTCAGGAAATCAGTGCATCAGGGGCAGAGCAGGCAGGGGGAATTTCCCAGGTGAACAAGGCTATTCAGGAACTTGATCAAATTTTCCAGGAGAACGCAGCAGCAGCAGAAGAGATGGCAGCTACAAGCCTGGAATTTTCTGTTGAAGCAGATCAGCTTTTAAAATCTGCATCATTTTTCAAGGTTTCCGGGAAAACAGGGAATGATGAACACGCAGTTACTGACAAAACAGGAAAAACAAAAAAAAATATAAATTATTATAATCAGTCAAAAGCATTATTAATGGAAAAAAAGATGGGAAAAAAATGCAGGACTGTTATCCCAGATCAAAAAACTGTTGAAATTATAAAAATGGAAAGTCCTGATGATGATGACTTTGAACATTATTAA
- a CDS encoding PAS domain-containing hybrid sensor histidine kinase/response regulator: MQDNKALEKRISELEELLVVSERKADILTNLLKEASLEYEQTLEKIKISESNFRAIFENAPEAIYIIEISSRRFLDCNPFILKWLGYTRNEIMTMRVEDILEPGARNVQENIEKAVNDGLVHILERGFKKKDGTIVEAEVTGTLLDYQGKQCFAAMVRDITERKQIEALGRYKELFENVSDPVFINDGQGRFLEVNDFACDCLGYTRDQLLMMCLRDITWPGHFPILTKMGRKIRKGETFRFELNLVNRAGAAIPFEIQGRLILHRNKSAFLSVARDLSFRKKLQEALIITERLSAVGEMATGVAHNFNNLLQMILASAEAAKSKLASGRLRDCGEAIKSIINASGRGADVVRRIKDFTLAGKNNIDEGKVFDLNALVSEAVELTRPLWKPPSSPRKYHINVIKGRHCFVKGKSSEIYEVLVNLIKNGLEAMPQGGTLTLSTYTRSEKVYLLISDTGCGIPEEHFQRIFEPFFSTKGSQSSGLGLSSCYGIIKKFQGNIHVNSVFGQGSEFIVIFPIGRYDEMTIKEENISQNHTPIRFLLIDDEVNILKSIKMYFEDSEVDITTASSAVQGIRLVRENRFDVILCDLGMDDMNGLEVGREIKKYNMDKGFKKIPFLLYTGLDKQMDVKQLKESGIDRVVNKPTPCENLLSIIREVANDNKNEV, from the coding sequence ATGCAGGATAATAAAGCACTGGAAAAAAGAATTTCAGAACTTGAAGAACTGCTGGTGGTTTCGGAACGCAAAGCAGATATCCTGACAAACCTGCTTAAAGAAGCCAGTTTGGAATATGAGCAGACACTTGAAAAAATTAAAATATCAGAATCAAATTTCCGTGCAATATTTGAAAATGCTCCAGAAGCCATATATATAATTGAGATAAGCTCAAGAAGATTTCTTGACTGCAATCCATTTATATTAAAATGGCTTGGATATACTCGTAACGAAATAATGACCATGAGAGTTGAGGATATACTTGAACCTGGTGCAAGAAATGTCCAGGAAAATATTGAAAAGGCAGTTAATGACGGGCTTGTTCATATTCTGGAAAGGGGTTTTAAAAAAAAAGACGGGACCATTGTTGAAGCAGAAGTAACAGGAACACTGCTGGATTACCAGGGAAAACAATGCTTTGCTGCAATGGTGCGTGATATCACAGAACGAAAACAGATTGAGGCACTTGGCAGATATAAAGAGCTTTTTGAAAATGTAAGCGATCCTGTATTTATCAATGACGGCCAGGGCAGATTTCTTGAAGTGAATGATTTTGCATGTGATTGTTTAGGATATACACGGGATCAGTTGCTGATGATGTGTCTTAGAGACATTACCTGGCCGGGTCATTTTCCTATACTGACTAAAATGGGCAGAAAAATACGCAAAGGAGAAACCTTCCGGTTTGAACTCAATCTTGTGAACAGGGCAGGTGCAGCAATTCCTTTTGAAATTCAGGGAAGATTAATACTCCACAGGAATAAATCCGCTTTCCTGAGTGTTGCGCGTGATCTTAGTTTCCGCAAAAAACTTCAGGAAGCACTTATAATTACAGAACGTCTCTCGGCTGTCGGGGAAATGGCTACCGGTGTTGCCCATAATTTTAACAACCTGCTCCAGATGATACTGGCTAGTGCTGAAGCTGCTAAATCAAAACTTGCATCCGGCAGACTCAGGGACTGCGGCGAAGCCATAAAAAGCATTATTAACGCTTCAGGACGCGGTGCAGATGTTGTAAGAAGAATCAAGGATTTTACCCTGGCAGGAAAAAATAATATTGACGAGGGCAAGGTATTTGATCTTAATGCCCTGGTTTCCGAAGCAGTCGAACTTACCAGACCCCTTTGGAAACCACCGTCTTCCCCCAGAAAATACCATATCAATGTTATAAAAGGCAGACATTGTTTTGTTAAGGGAAAATCATCGGAAATTTACGAGGTACTTGTCAACCTTATCAAAAATGGTCTTGAAGCCATGCCTCAGGGCGGCACTCTTACCCTTTCAACTTATACCAGGTCTGAAAAGGTGTATTTGTTAATTTCAGATACTGGCTGTGGAATACCAGAGGAACATTTTCAGCGCATCTTTGAGCCTTTTTTTTCAACCAAAGGTTCCCAGAGCAGCGGCCTGGGGCTTTCATCCTGCTATGGTATAATAAAAAAATTCCAGGGAAATATCCATGTAAACAGCGTTTTTGGCCAGGGTTCGGAGTTTATCGTAATATTTCCCATCGGCAGATATGATGAAATGACAATTAAAGAAGAAAATATTTCCCAAAATCATACCCCCATACGTTTTCTGCTTATAGATGATGAAGTTAATATACTGAAATCTATAAAAATGTATTTTGAAGATTCAGAAGTAGATATTACAACAGCAAGTTCAGCAGTGCAAGGCATTAGACTTGTCCGGGAAAACCGCTTTGATGTTATATTATGCGATTTAGGTATGGATGACATGAACGGTCTGGAAGTGGGCAGGGAAATAAAAAAATATAATATGGATAAAGGATTTAAAAAGATTCCTTTCCTGCTTTACACCGGCCTGGATAAACAAATGGATGTAAAACAGCTTAAAGAATCCGGAATTGACAGGGTAGTAAATAAACCGACTCCATGCGAAAATCTTCTCAGTATCATAAGAGAGGTTGCAAATGATAACAAAAATGAAGTTTGA
- a CDS encoding FIST signal transduction protein has translation MIYSATIKTTGNYSYDSGCRLGESLIQKLGRIPDACWLFCEPEQGLQDMINGIADAVSTLNIIGCTGAGEIADSGFSTKSIVLGGIAMDQAGFEIVSAKNLSRDSEGAGRKLAASFSSKVRYVQLFSDGITGNGCALLRGISSILGEDIPITGGTAGDAGKFKKSWQFAGREILTDAAAAIGFTGDFKVGTGIQSGWSPIGLPKKVTRSSGNILYELNNEPALKVFKRFLGKHADKLPAVGVEYPLGFYGKCKNSDKDEYFLLRATMAVNHEQGSIAFAGEIPEGTMVHLTCGDKASLLDASEKAARLALDELGEAEPVMAFFYSCMARKTLLGQRTKEEFERVNKILGGNIPLLGFYSFGEYCRIKPGGPCMLHNESAAISIIGI, from the coding sequence ATGATTTATTCTGCAACTATAAAAACAACTGGAAATTATTCCTATGATTCCGGATGCCGCCTGGGGGAATCTTTAATTCAAAAACTTGGCAGAATACCGGATGCCTGCTGGCTTTTTTGTGAACCTGAACAAGGATTGCAGGACATGATTAATGGAATAGCAGATGCAGTTTCAACCTTGAATATTATTGGCTGTACAGGTGCTGGAGAGATTGCAGATTCAGGGTTCAGCACCAAATCAATTGTTCTGGGAGGAATTGCCATGGATCAGGCAGGATTTGAAATTGTTTCTGCAAAAAATCTCAGCCGGGACAGTGAAGGTGCAGGAAGGAAGCTTGCAGCTTCATTTTCCTCAAAGGTTCGTTATGTTCAGCTTTTTTCAGACGGAATTACCGGAAATGGATGCGCATTGCTGCGCGGCATAAGCTCAATTCTTGGAGAAGATATTCCCATAACCGGGGGAACAGCCGGGGATGCAGGGAAGTTTAAGAAATCCTGGCAGTTTGCCGGAAGAGAGATTCTCACTGATGCTGCCGCAGCCATAGGATTTACAGGAGATTTCAAGGTTGGAACCGGCATACAAAGCGGATGGTCTCCCATAGGACTGCCCAAAAAAGTAACCCGGTCTTCAGGCAATATACTCTACGAATTAAACAATGAGCCTGCATTAAAAGTTTTTAAGCGTTTTTTAGGAAAACATGCTGACAAACTCCCTGCTGTCGGGGTTGAATATCCCCTTGGTTTTTATGGAAAATGTAAAAATTCTGATAAAGACGAATACTTTCTTTTACGCGCAACAATGGCTGTCAATCATGAACAAGGCTCAATCGCCTTTGCCGGAGAAATCCCGGAAGGCACTATGGTACACCTGACCTGCGGGGACAAAGCCTCTTTGCTGGATGCAAGTGAAAAAGCAGCCCGGCTTGCATTAGACGAACTGGGAGAAGCAGAACCTGTTATGGCATTCTTTTACTCCTGCATGGCCCGCAAGACTTTGCTGGGGCAGAGAACTAAAGAGGAATTTGAAAGGGTGAACAAAATACTCGGAGGAAACATCCCTTTACTGGGTTTTTATTCATTTGGAGAATACTGCCGGATAAAACCAGGAGGACCCTGTATGCTCCATAATGAATCAGCCGCAATATCAATTATTGGAATATGA
- a CDS encoding aldehyde ferredoxin oxidoreductase family protein, which yields MDKILRIDVGADGGPKAVEQELGDYAGLGGRAMTSAVVAKEVPPLCHPLGEDNKLVIAPGMLSGSAASMSGRISVGCKSPLTGGIKEANSGGQGAQVLARLGYAAIILEGKPADDTLYKVFINKDGVTIEPDNSLKMLGNYDLIDKMKAAYGDKACFISIGQAGEMKMSAATVAFTDMEQRPTRHAGRGGVGAVMGSKGIKVIILDDTGMAMRKPKDPEKFKAANKEFVAGLKKHPVTGEGLPAFGTNVLTNVLNEAGGYPTKNFSTGQFAGAVKISGETLAETETARGGLATHGCHRGCVIRCSGIYNDKDGNFLTKQPEYETVWAHGGNCGIDDLDAIAMLDRLDDDFGLDTIEMGATIAVAMEAGIAKFGDAQAAINLVKEVGKGTPLGRILGNGAQVAGKVFGVERVPVVKGQAMPAYDPRAVQGIGVTYATTTMGADHTAGYAVTANILGVGGNVDPLKPEGQIELSRNLQIATAAIDATGMCLFIAFAILDQPETFQALLDVINGFHGLNLTGDDVTELGKSILKNERDFNMRAGFTSKHDRLPEYFKKEKLAPHDALFSVTDEELDEVFNW from the coding sequence ATGGACAAGATTTTAAGGATTGACGTTGGTGCTGACGGCGGACCTAAAGCTGTTGAGCAGGAACTGGGTGATTACGCAGGTCTTGGAGGCAGGGCAATGACTTCTGCTGTTGTTGCAAAAGAGGTTCCGCCTCTCTGTCATCCCCTTGGAGAAGATAACAAACTGGTTATAGCACCCGGGATGTTGAGCGGCAGTGCGGCATCCATGTCAGGAAGAATTTCAGTAGGCTGTAAAAGTCCGCTCACAGGCGGAATCAAGGAAGCAAATTCAGGGGGACAGGGGGCACAGGTTCTTGCACGTCTGGGTTATGCTGCAATTATACTGGAAGGAAAACCTGCTGATGATACTCTTTACAAGGTATTTATCAACAAGGACGGTGTAACAATAGAGCCTGACAACAGCTTGAAAATGCTTGGCAATTATGATCTTATTGATAAAATGAAAGCTGCCTACGGAGATAAGGCCTGCTTTATTTCAATAGGTCAGGCCGGTGAAATGAAGATGAGTGCTGCCACTGTTGCTTTTACGGACATGGAACAAAGACCCACCCGTCATGCAGGCCGCGGAGGAGTCGGCGCTGTAATGGGTTCCAAGGGCATCAAGGTCATAATACTTGATGATACAGGCATGGCAATGCGTAAGCCCAAAGATCCGGAAAAATTCAAGGCTGCAAACAAAGAATTTGTTGCCGGACTCAAGAAACATCCGGTAACCGGTGAAGGTCTTCCAGCATTTGGAACCAATGTTCTTACCAATGTACTCAACGAAGCTGGCGGGTATCCAACAAAAAATTTCAGTACAGGACAGTTTGCAGGAGCTGTTAAAATCAGCGGTGAAACCCTGGCTGAAACTGAAACTGCAAGGGGCGGTCTTGCCACACACGGATGCCACAGGGGATGTGTAATCCGGTGTTCGGGTATATACAATGACAAAGACGGCAATTTTCTGACCAAGCAGCCTGAATACGAGACAGTGTGGGCACATGGCGGAAACTGCGGTATTGACGATCTTGATGCTATTGCCATGCTTGACAGGCTTGACGATGATTTCGGCCTGGATACCATTGAAATGGGAGCAACAATAGCAGTAGCAATGGAAGCTGGTATTGCCAAATTCGGTGATGCCCAGGCAGCCATAAACCTGGTTAAAGAAGTTGGAAAAGGCACTCCTTTGGGAAGAATTCTTGGCAATGGTGCCCAGGTTGCAGGTAAAGTATTTGGAGTAGAAAGGGTCCCGGTTGTCAAAGGCCAGGCCATGCCTGCCTATGATCCCAGGGCTGTCCAGGGAATAGGCGTTACCTATGCTACCACGACAATGGGAGCAGATCATACAGCTGGTTATGCGGTAACAGCCAATATCCTCGGTGTAGGAGGAAATGTTGATCCTCTTAAACCCGAAGGACAGATAGAGCTTTCAAGAAATCTCCAGATTGCCACAGCAGCTATTGATGCAACAGGAATGTGTCTTTTTATAGCTTTTGCCATTCTTGACCAGCCTGAAACCTTCCAGGCTCTCCTTGATGTTATTAACGGATTTCACGGCCTGAATCTTACCGGCGATGATGTTACCGAGCTTGGAAAATCCATTCTTAAAAATGAAAGGGATTTTAATATGCGTGCAGGTTTTACCTCCAAACACGACAGGCTGCCGGAATACTTTAAAAAAGAGAAACTGGCTCCCCACGATGCTCTTTTTTCTGTAACTGATGAAGAACTGGATGAGGTTTTTAACTGGTAG